The Salinibacterium sp. M195 genome includes a window with the following:
- a CDS encoding HEAT repeat domain-containing protein, translating to MIPMIPGLSSALLLTTATVCALLALTVVARRVIRTRAQAKSDLRRDRVRPLILDILDGENCVAQNRQDRATLVLLVAETAGQVRGDDRSALTAWLTDQQFHRTCLKKMQSPFALTRARALSSFAPMAHLAPRSVEQMLSDRDQGVRSLAAQIAGRSGVSELIPALLRSVDGSRSIPARIVSMAVLRTAPSSIASFSDTPADGNYRVRALAIDLAGQLNLVDARQAIESGLRSENSDVRAASIRSIQRLGSPLSLPALEELRPENTTEFWTAQAVMRELLVG from the coding sequence ATGATTCCCATGATTCCTGGGCTCTCCAGTGCGCTCCTGCTCACCACCGCGACCGTGTGCGCTCTGCTTGCGCTTACCGTCGTCGCTCGGAGGGTCATTCGAACACGTGCGCAAGCCAAGTCAGACTTGCGTCGAGACCGAGTTCGTCCACTCATTCTGGACATCCTTGACGGAGAGAATTGCGTCGCTCAGAACCGACAGGACCGAGCGACTTTGGTGCTCCTTGTTGCTGAGACGGCAGGGCAGGTGCGCGGCGATGACCGCAGCGCCCTCACCGCCTGGCTGACAGATCAACAATTTCACCGCACCTGTCTCAAGAAGATGCAGTCGCCGTTTGCCCTAACCCGCGCTAGGGCGCTCAGCAGTTTTGCGCCCATGGCGCACCTCGCACCCCGCTCGGTCGAACAGATGCTTTCTGATCGCGATCAAGGAGTACGAAGCCTCGCTGCACAGATCGCCGGGCGCTCCGGCGTTTCAGAATTGATCCCCGCTCTCTTGAGGAGTGTCGATGGATCTCGCAGCATCCCCGCACGCATCGTGTCGATGGCGGTCCTCCGCACGGCGCCATCATCGATTGCCAGCTTCAGCGACACACCAGCTGACGGCAATTATCGTGTTCGCGCGCTCGCCATCGATCTCGCAGGCCAGCTGAACTTAGTGGATGCGCGCCAAGCGATCGAATCAGGGCTGAGAAGCGAAAATAGCGACGTCAGGGCGGCAAGTATTCGTTCCATTCAACGGCTAGGTTCGCCCCTTTCCCTCCCGGCGCTTGAAGAACTTCGTCCTGAAAACACGACAGAGTTCTGGACTGCTCAGGCCGTC